In the Halorubrum ruber genome, CCGGTAGGCGTCGGCGTACCGCCCCTTCTGGTGGTCGATCAGGACCACGTCGAAGGGGCCGTCGTAGCGGTCTATCGTCTCCATCGCGTCGCCGACCTCGAAGGTGACGCGGTCGGCGTAGCCCCCCTCGTCGGCGAACGCGACGCCCCGTTCGGCCTCGTCGGCGTCGAACTCGGTGCAGACCACGCTCCCGGCGCCGCCGCGGAGGAACCACGTGGCGGAGTAGCCGAACCCGGAGCCGAACTCGAAGACGCGGTCGGCGTCCGTCAGCCGCGCGAGCAGTCGGAGGACCGCCCCCGCCTCGGGGCCGATGATCGGGAACCCCCACTCGTCGGCGAGGTCGGCCATCTCCGCCTGGACCGGCGTGTGTTCCGGCGCCGTCGCGGCCAGGAACCGGCGCGCTGGGTCCGTGAGCACGTCCATGCGAGCGCATCGGACGCGTGTCACTTAAATCGGACCGGCGGGCGCGACTCCCGACGGGCGAGGGCCGCCGGACTGGCACCCGGCCGGCCCCTGAAAACTGTTAAGTCGCGGTCGGTCGACC is a window encoding:
- a CDS encoding O-methyltransferase, which gives rise to MDVLTDPARRFLAATAPEHTPVQAEMADLADEWGFPIIGPEAGAVLRLLARLTDADRVFEFGSGFGYSATWFLRGGAGSVVCTEFDADEAERGVAFADEGGYADRVTFEVGDAMETIDRYDGPFDVVLIDHQKGRYADAYRTVLPKVRTGGVIVADNVTRGPIDFEALVAHFEAGEPLPDDAVDGETRGIGEYVGTVRSDDAVETAVLPVGSGIAVSTVVR